A window from Malania oleifera isolate guangnan ecotype guangnan chromosome 7, ASM2987363v1, whole genome shotgun sequence encodes these proteins:
- the LOC131159871 gene encoding aldehyde oxidase GLOX, whose protein sequence is MIKTICSSSSMVTMRSQPELATGWRQFQVLNPLCPSLYYITASLHSLHNQFQVSTLYPMDRSTNWFFLLLASTIIQNAVIARAALPGTWDLLVANAGIASMHTAVTHRGTVVLLDRTDIGPTGKKLPGRHCRSDPNDPVLKRDCYAHSLLFDPQTNQLRPLTILTDTWCSSGQFLPDGTLLQTGGGLDGFKKIRKFAPCDLNQNCDWEELPDVELADGRWYATNQILPDGSVIVIGGSGSSTLEFFPARSGGAVKFPFLASVKDTQMDNLYPYVHLLPDGNLFVFANNKAVLYDYVANRIVRNYPVLDGGPRNYPSAGSSAMLALAGDYSTAEIVICGGAQYGVFIAKSTDTPAHGSCGRIVATQSDAVWQMEDMPFGRIMGDMVMLPTGEVLIINGAQAGSQGFELASNPCFYPVLYRPDQPAGLRFMTLNPGTIPRLYHSTANLLPDGRVLIAGSNPHYFYKFNAEFPTELRIEAFSPEYLSADRANIRPVIVEMPEKVGYGEAFEVHVSVMLPVVGIVEVNFASAPYATHSFSHGQRLVKLTVAPAVPIDGGYRVACTAPPEARVAPPGYYMVFAVNQGVPSVARWVQVAA, encoded by the coding sequence ATGATCAAGACCATCTGTTCCTCTTCATCAATGGTCACGATGCGTTCACAACCAGAACTTGCGACTGGGTGGAGGCAGTTCCAAGTACTCAACCCTCTCTGTCCGTCACTATATTATATCACAGCCTCCCTTCACTCCCTTCACAACCAGTTCCAAGTTTCCACACTCTATCCAATGGATCGTTCTACGAACTGGTTCTTCCTCCTTTTGGCTTCCACTATTATACAGAACGCCGTCATCGCACGTGCGGCCCTGCCCGGCACTTGGGATCTTCTTGTCGCGAACGCCGGCATCGCTTCCATGCACACCGCTGTCACCCACCGCGGGACCGTCGTGCTCCTCGATCGTACCGACATTGGCCCCACCGGAAAAAAGCTTCCCGGCCGTCACTGCCGGTCCGACCCAAACGATCCCGTTTTGAAACGGGACTGCTACGCTCACTCTCTCCTCTTCGATCCCCAAACCAACCAGCTCCGGCCACTGACGATTCTCACTGACACTTGGTGCTCCTCCGGCCAGTTCCTCCCGGACGGCACGCTCCTCCAGACCGGCGGCGGCCTCGACGGTTTTAAGAAAATCCGAAAATTCGCACCCTGCGACCTGAACCAGAACTGCGATTGGGAAGAGCTCCCCGACGTCGAGCTCGCCGACGGCCGCTGGTACGCAACGAACCAGATCTTGCCGGACGGCTCCGTCATCGTAATTGGCGGCAGTGGGTCTAGCACCCTCGAATTCTTTCCGGCGAGGAGCGGCGGCGCCGTAAAGTTTCCGTTCCTGGCTTCGGTGAAGGACACTCAGATGGACAATCTTTATCCATACGTCCACCTCCTCCCCGATGGCAACCTCTTCGTCTTCGCCAACAACAAGGCGGTTCTCTACGATTACGTCGCTAATCGGATTGTGAGAAATTACCCGGTGTTGGACGGCGGTCCTCGGAACTACCCGTCGGCGGGATCGTCGGCGATGCTGGCTCTCGCCGGCGATTACTCGACGGCTGAGATTGTGATATGTGGCGGTGCCCAGTACGGCGTGTTCATTGCCAAAAGCACGGATACCCCGGCGCACGGTAGCTGCGGGCGCATCGTAGCCACTCAATCCGACGCCGTTTGGCAAATGGAGGACATGCCGTTCGGTCGGATCATGGGGGATATGGTGATGCTCCCGACCGGCGAGGTTTTGATCATAAACGGAGCCCAAGCCGGATCCCAAGGATTCGAGCTGGCTTCGAACCCGTGCTTCTACCCGGTTCTCTACCGGCCGGATCAACCGGCCGGGTTACGGTTCATGACATTGAACCCGGGTACGATTCCGAGATTGTACCACTCGACGGCGAACCTGTTACCTGACGGTCGAGTACTGATCGCCGGCAGCAACCCACATTACTTCTATAAATTCAATGCGGAATTCCCCACGGAGTTACGGATCGAAGCTTTTTCGCCGGAATACCTTTCGGCGGATCGGGCGAATATCCGACCCGTTATTGTTGAAATGCCAGAAAAAGTCGGGTACGGGGAAGCGTTCGAGGTGCACGTGTCGGTGATGCTGCCTGTGGTTGGAATCGTGGAGGTGAACTTCGCCAGCGCACCCTATGCGACCCATTCGTTTTCGCATGGACAGAGGTTGGTGAAGTTGACCGTTGCGCCCGCCGTGCCCATCGACGGCGGGTACCGTGTGGCGTGCACGGCGCCGCCGGAAGCAAGGGTGGCGCCGCCGGGGTATTACATGGTGTTTGCAGTTAATCAGGGCGTGCCAAGTGTTGCACGGTGGGTGCAGGTGGCGGCATAA